One window of the Rosa rugosa chromosome 3, drRosRugo1.1, whole genome shotgun sequence genome contains the following:
- the LOC133739945 gene encoding uncharacterized protein LOC133739945: protein MLKSSKWRTLRFQTTELLSILLQYQKFSFLSQMEKHIKTLIVLSHYLEVQSFSSPLSTILSKLKTPQLPNGSYFGKDKSLEFMQLCIYLRDLSFNKLEQELKILNLQLI from the exons ATGTTAAAGTCAAG CAAATGGAGGACTTTGAGATTTCAAACCACTGAGCTTCTCTCTATTTTGCTTCAATACCAgaaattttctttcctttcg CAAATGGAGAAGCATATCAAGACACTCATTGTCCTATCTCACTACTTGGAGGTGCAGTCTTTTTCCTCTCCATTGTCCACCATACTAAGCAAGCTCAAGACTCCACAACTCCCAAACG GTTCTTATTTTGGCAAGGACAAATCATTGGAGTTCATGCAGCTCTGCATCTATTTAAG AGATCTCAGCTTCAACAAATTGGAACAGGAATTGAAGATCTTAAATCTGCAACTAATttag